The Trueperaceae bacterium genome has a window encoding:
- a CDS encoding LysE family transporter codes for MGAQNVFVLRQGLARRHALAVAITATLCDVALISSGVAGIGSLIAGTPWLAETAAVGGALFLIAYGILALRRALRPLPPEPSPESAALPTARAAVGATLAVSLLNPHVYLDTVVLLGGIGSQLPPGERGLFTLGAVLASTLWFFGLALGARALAPLFSRPLAIRLVDGFVALVMFGVAVALLAGLGQ; via the coding sequence ATCGGTGCGCAGAACGTGTTCGTGTTGCGCCAGGGGTTGGCGCGTCGCCATGCGTTGGCCGTGGCGATCACGGCGACCCTCTGCGACGTCGCCCTGATCAGCTCGGGTGTGGCGGGAATAGGGAGCCTCATCGCGGGCACCCCCTGGCTGGCGGAGACCGCGGCGGTCGGAGGCGCCCTCTTCCTCATCGCCTACGGGATTCTGGCGCTCCGCCGAGCGTTGCGGCCCCTGCCGCCAGAACCGTCCCCGGAATCGGCCGCGCTCCCGACCGCCCGCGCAGCCGTCGGAGCGACACTGGCGGTGTCGCTCCTCAACCCGCACGTCTACCTCGACACCGTGGTCCTGCTGGGCGGGATCGGGAGTCAGCTCCCCCCCGGAGAGCGGGGCCTGTTCACGTTAGGGGCGGTGCTCGCCTCCACCCTCTGGTTCTTCGGACTGGCGCTCGGGGCCAGGGCCCTCGCGCCACTCTTCAGCCGGCCGCTCGCGATTCGACTCGTCGACGGCTTCGTCGCGCTCGTGATGTTCG